In a single window of the Elaeis guineensis isolate ETL-2024a chromosome 8, EG11, whole genome shotgun sequence genome:
- the LOC105050772 gene encoding LOW QUALITY PROTEIN: probable alpha,alpha-trehalose-phosphate synthase [UDP-forming] 9 (The sequence of the model RefSeq protein was modified relative to this genomic sequence to represent the inferred CDS: inserted 3 bases in 3 codons), whose product MPSRSSTNLLDLAAADLDFPSSPRPPSRLPRVMGHPGILSTSGAADSPPASPSSPPQRRIIVSHHLPLRATPDTAAPSGWSFSYDPDALVLHLRSGLPADVEVLHVGTLRGLPDGLDPAHHDAVTAQLRREFRCVPVLLPPDLHARFYHGFCKHYLWPLLHYLLPLIPSSLGGLRFDLSLWRSYLSANKLFADRLTELLNPDDDFVWIHDYHLLALPTFLRRRSPRVKLGFFLHXPFPCSEIFRTIPVRDDLLRALLNADIVGFHTFDYARHFLSSCSRLLGLDYQPKRGYIGIGYYGRTVTIKILPFGIDMDQLRSVMASPETAEQVRVLTERYKGRTLLLGVDDVDLFKGIGLKFLAMEQLLEEHPELHGRVVLVQIANPARSQGRDVQEVQDEIHSITSRINHRFGRPGYEPIVVIDRPVPTHEKVAFYAVSECCVVNPVRDGMNLVPYEYTVCRQGSLALEGSPKKSMLVVSEFIGCSPSLSGAIRVNPWNVDAVAEAMNLAITMPEVEKQLRHDKHYKYVXSHDVAYWARSFDQDLQRACRNHFVRRCWGIGFGMSFRVVALGLNFRKLSVEHIVSAYRRTNSRLILLDYDGTMMPKTSINKTPSSEVTSILNNLCSDPKNVVXVVSGRGKDELSKWFAPCGKLGISAEHGYFTRWSQDSPWESCMFTANFDWKKIAEPVMGLYMEATDGSYIEHKESALVWHHQDADPEFGSCQAKELLDHLENVLANEPVVVKRGQHIVEINPQGISKGVVVENLLATMLSRGKQPDFVLCIGDDRSDEDMFESIMSSMNNPSLPAISEVFACTVGEKPSKAKYYLDDTVDVIKMLQGLANASLQPPTPSQYQVSFEGSL is encoded by the exons ATGCCTTCTCGGTCCTCCACGAACCTTCTGGACCTGGCGGCCGCCGACTTGGACTTCCCGTCGTCGCCCCGCCCACCTTCCCGCCTCCCCCGTGTCATGGGGCACCCGGGCATCCTCTCCACCTCCGGCGCCGCCGACTCCCCGCCGGCCTCGCCGTCGTCGCCGCCCCAGCGCCGGATCATTGTTTCGCACCACCTCCCCCTCCGCGCAACCCCCGATACCGCCGCTCCCTCTGGCTGGTCCTTCTCCTACGATCCCGACGCCCTTGTCCTCCATCTCCGTTCCGGCCTCCCCGCCGACGTTGAGGTCCTCCACGTCGGCACCCTCCGCGGCCTCCCTGACGGCCTTGACCCCGCCCACCATGACGCCGTCACCGCCCAACTCCGCCGCGAGTTCCGCTGCGTCCCTGTCCTCCTCCCCCCCGATCTCCACGCCCGCTTCTACCACGGCTTCTGCAAGCACTACCTCTGGCCGCTCCTCCACTACCTCCTCCCACTTATTCCTTCCTCCCTTGGCGGCCTCCGCTTCGATCTTTCCCTGTGGCGCTCCTATCTCTCCGCTAACAAGCTCTTCGCCGATCGTCTCACCGAGCTTCTCAACCCCGACGACGACTTCGTTTGGATCCACGACTACCACCTCCTCGCCCTTCCCACCTTCCTCCGCAGGCGCTCACCGAGGGTAAAGCTCGGATTCTTCCTCC TCCCCTTCCCTTGCTCCGAGATCTTTCGCACCATCCCCGTCCGCGACGACCTCCTCCGCGCCCTCCTCAACGCCGACATCGTCGGCTTCCACACCTTCGACTACGCCCGCCACTtcctctcctcctgctcccgattGCTCGGCCTCGACTACCAGCCGAAACGAGGCTACATCGGCATCGGGTACTACGGCCGCACCGTCACCATCAAGATCCTCCCCTTCGGGATCGACATGGACCAGCTCCGTTCCGTCATGGCCTCGCCGGAGACGGCCGAACAGGTCCGGGTGCTCACAGAGAGGTACAAAGGCAGGACCTTGCTGCTTGGCGTGGACGACGTCGACCTGTTCAAAGGGATCGGATTGAAGTTTCTGGCGATGGAGCAGCTGTTGGAGGAGCACCCGGAGCTGCATGGCCGGGTGGTGCTGGTCCAGATCGCCAACCCGGCAAGGAGTCAGGGGAGGGACGTGCAGGAGGTGCAGGACGAGATCCACTCAATCACGAGTAGGATCAACCACCGGTTTGGCCGGCCCGGCTACGAGCCCATCGTCGTCATCGACCGTCCGGTGCCCACCCACGAGAAGGTTGCCTTCTATGCCGTCTCAGAGTGCTGCGTAGTGAATCCGGTAAGGGATGGGATGAACCTGGTCCCATACGAGTACACCGTATGCCGGCAAGGGAGCCTGGCCTTGGAAGGATCTCCAAAGAAGAGCATGCTCGTGGTATCGGAGTTCATCGGGTGCTCCCCCTCCCTCAGTGGGGCAATTCGGGTCAACCCCTGGAATGTGGACGCCGTGGCGGAGGCCATGAATTTGGCTATCACGATGCCTGAGGTCGAGAAGCAGCTGCGGCACGACAAGCACTATAAGTATG GCTCTCATGATGTTGCCTACTGGGCGAGGTCATTCGATCAGGATTTGCAGCGGGCATGCAGGAACCATTTCGTCAGGAGGTGTTGGGGGATTGGATTTGGTATGAGCTTCCGAGTCGTTGCGCTCGGTCTTAATTTCAGGAAGCTTTCAGTCGAGCACATAGTCTCGGCATACAGGAGGACGAATAGCAGGCTAATATTACTGGATTATGATGGGACGATGATGCCGAAGACTTCAATCAACAAAACACCAAGCAGTGAAGTTACTTCGATCTTGAACAATTTGTGCTCAGACCCAAAGAATGTAG TTGTTGTCAGTGGTAGAGGAAAGGACGAGTTGAGCAAGTGGTTCGCGCCATGTGGGAAGTTAGGAATCTCTGCTGAGCATGGATATTTCACAAG GTGGAGTCAGGATTCTCCTTGGGAGTCATGCATGTTTACAGCCAACTTTGACTGGAAAAAGATTGCAGAACCTGTAATGGGGCTCTACATGGAGGCAACCGATGGCTCTTACATTGAACATAAAGAAAGTGCACTAGTCTGGCATCATCAAGATGCTGATCCTGAATTTGGGTCATGCCAGGCCAAAGAACTCCTTGATCATCTAGAGAACGTGCTTGCCAACGAACCTGTGGTTGTGAAAAGGGGCCAACATATTGTAGAGATAAACCCTCAG GGTATAAGCAAAGGAGTGGTGGTGGAAAATCTTCTTGCGACCATGCTAAGCAGAGGAAAACAGCCAGATTTTGTATTATGCATCGGAGATGATCGGTCTGATGAAGACATGTTTGAGAGCATCATGAGTTCCATGAATAATCCATCACTGCCAGCAATATCTGAAGTCTTTGCATGCACTGTAGGTGAGAAACCGAGCAAAGCTAAGTACTATCTTGATGATACAGTTGACGTCATAAAAATGCTTCAGGGTCTAGCCAATGCATCATTGCAACCACCCACACCATCCCAGTATCAAGTCTCATTTGAAGGCTCTCTCTGA